The Microbacterium foliorum genome has a window encoding:
- a CDS encoding GlsB/YeaQ/YmgE family stress response membrane protein: MGFLGFLLLGLIAGAIAKLILPGKQGGGWLVTLLLGVVGALLGGWIGSAIFGVGVDSFFEISSWLLAIGGSIIVLLIYGLIVGRGNKARS, translated from the coding sequence ATGGGTTTTCTCGGATTTCTTCTTCTCGGCCTGATCGCAGGCGCCATCGCAAAGCTCATCCTCCCCGGTAAGCAGGGTGGCGGCTGGCTCGTCACTCTTCTGCTCGGTGTCGTCGGAGCTCTCCTCGGTGGATGGATCGGTTCCGCCATCTTCGGTGTGGGCGTCGACAGCTTCTTCGAGATCAGCAGCTGGCTCCTCGCCATCGGCGGCTCGATCATCGTGCTGCTCATCTACGGCCTGATCGTCGGCCGCGGCAACAAGGCCCGCAGCTGA
- a CDS encoding Bax inhibitor-1/YccA family protein, which translates to MSNFAFNNPAFQQQDPRNVATYPGAPQGAQGAQTASFQHGTMDAAANAQLEGMYAAPPAGAIETDRMSVEDTVWKTAGLFGILLVTAAIGWVWTLGGLSAPVQNPYDQFQPNMLPWIVGALVGFVLAMVISFTSRKKVRPALIFAYAAFEGLFIGGISAFFEVLYPGIVFQATLATVSVVGVTLALFASGKIRASKKATKIFMIAMVGYLVFSLINLVLTWTGVLGEGAAFGLLSKVEILGIPLGLIIGVLVVIMAAYSLVLDFDQIQQGVRNGAPRKYGWLGAFGIMVTVVWLYVEILRIIAIVRGNN; encoded by the coding sequence ATGAGCAACTTCGCCTTCAACAATCCGGCGTTCCAGCAGCAGGATCCGCGCAACGTCGCGACCTACCCGGGTGCGCCGCAGGGCGCTCAGGGTGCGCAGACCGCCTCGTTCCAGCACGGCACGATGGATGCCGCCGCGAACGCCCAGCTGGAGGGCATGTACGCCGCTCCCCCGGCCGGCGCGATCGAGACCGACCGCATGTCCGTCGAGGACACGGTCTGGAAGACCGCGGGCCTCTTCGGCATCCTGCTGGTCACCGCAGCCATCGGCTGGGTCTGGACGCTCGGCGGCCTCTCGGCCCCGGTGCAGAACCCGTACGACCAGTTCCAGCCGAACATGCTGCCGTGGATCGTCGGCGCCCTCGTCGGATTCGTCCTCGCGATGGTCATCTCGTTCACCTCGCGCAAGAAGGTGCGCCCCGCGCTGATCTTCGCGTACGCCGCCTTCGAGGGTCTCTTCATCGGTGGCATCTCGGCGTTCTTCGAGGTCCTCTACCCCGGCATCGTCTTCCAGGCGACTCTGGCGACGGTCTCGGTCGTCGGCGTCACGCTGGCGCTCTTCGCCAGCGGCAAGATCCGCGCGTCGAAGAAGGCCACGAAGATCTTCATGATCGCCATGGTCGGCTACCTGGTCTTCTCGCTGATCAACCTCGTGCTCACCTGGACCGGCGTCCTCGGCGAGGGCGCGGCCTTCGGTCTTCTCAGCAAGGTCGAGATCCTGGGTATCCCGCTGGGTCTCATCATCGGCGTCCTCGTCGTCATCATGGCCGCCTACTCCCTGGTGCTCGACTTCGACCAGATCCAGCAGGGCGTGCGCAACGGCGCTCCCCGCAAGTACGGCTGGCTCGGGGCCTTCGGCATCATGGTCACCGTCGTGTGGCTGTACGTCGAGATCCTGCGCATCATCGCGATCGTGCGCGGAAACAACTGA
- a CDS encoding glycerophosphodiester phosphodiesterase family protein produces the protein MPSKSPLVIGHRGAPGYRPEHSRSSYELALAMGVDAVEPDVIATKDGVLIVRHENEISGTTDIAAHPEFADRRTTKRVDGHALTGWFTEDFTWDELATLRSRERLPELRASSASADGAEPILRLVDVLDLVRDGAREHGRDIGVVLEVKHATHFAGIGLDLAALIERDLRAAGWADGGLPLIIESFEQTVLGQLKTRGIIASYVYLVEASGRPYDLVSALGTHAPDYPSAVTPRGLDDLVGAVDGVSVDKRMLLAAGSSIVADAHARGLEVFTWTCRPENAFLAKRFRGRGGPAAFGDYEAEWGVIAGTGVDGVFVDHPDLGVAFFRG, from the coding sequence GTGCCCAGCAAATCGCCGCTCGTGATCGGGCATCGCGGTGCGCCCGGCTACCGTCCGGAACACAGCAGATCGTCGTACGAGCTCGCTCTCGCGATGGGGGTGGACGCCGTGGAGCCCGATGTCATCGCGACCAAGGACGGCGTGCTCATCGTGCGGCACGAGAACGAGATCTCGGGGACGACCGACATCGCTGCGCATCCGGAGTTCGCCGATCGACGGACGACGAAGCGCGTGGACGGCCATGCGCTGACCGGCTGGTTCACCGAGGACTTCACCTGGGACGAGCTCGCGACGCTCCGCAGCCGGGAGCGCCTGCCCGAGCTGAGGGCGTCCAGCGCGAGCGCCGACGGAGCCGAGCCGATCCTCCGTCTGGTCGACGTGCTCGATCTGGTGCGCGACGGCGCGCGCGAGCACGGGCGCGACATCGGCGTGGTGCTCGAGGTGAAGCACGCCACGCACTTCGCGGGTATCGGCCTCGATCTCGCTGCGCTGATCGAACGCGATCTGCGCGCTGCCGGCTGGGCCGACGGCGGGCTGCCGCTGATCATCGAGAGCTTCGAGCAGACCGTGCTGGGGCAGCTGAAGACCCGCGGCATCATCGCGTCCTACGTCTATCTCGTCGAGGCGTCCGGACGCCCGTACGACCTGGTCTCCGCCCTCGGCACGCACGCCCCCGACTATCCGTCCGCGGTGACCCCGCGCGGGCTCGACGACCTGGTCGGCGCGGTCGACGGCGTCAGCGTCGACAAGCGGATGCTGCTCGCCGCAGGCAGCAGCATCGTCGCCGATGCCCACGCTCGCGGGCTCGAGGTCTTCACCTGGACCTGCCGGCCCGAGAACGCCTTTCTCGCGAAGAGGTTCCGTGGCCGGGGCGGCCCCGCCGCATTCGGCGACTACGAGGCGGAGTGGGGCGTCATCGCGGGCACCGGGGTCGACGGCGTCTTCGTCGACCATCCCGATCTGGGCGTCGCGTTCTTCCGGGGGTGA
- a CDS encoding YccF domain-containing protein, with product MRTILNVIWLIFAGLALFLGYMLAGILLCIPIVTIPWAIASFRIARYAIWPFGREIVSKPTSGVGSFLGNVLWVVLAGWWLAIGHIVSGLALCVTIIGIPLGIADFKMVPVSLMPLGKEIVSRKGAFDRTL from the coding sequence GTGCGCACGATCCTCAACGTCATCTGGCTGATCTTCGCCGGCCTCGCCCTCTTCCTCGGCTACATGCTCGCGGGGATCCTGTTGTGCATCCCGATCGTGACGATCCCGTGGGCGATCGCGTCGTTCCGCATCGCGCGCTACGCCATCTGGCCGTTCGGACGCGAGATCGTGAGCAAGCCGACTTCGGGTGTCGGCTCGTTCCTCGGCAACGTGCTCTGGGTCGTCCTCGCCGGCTGGTGGCTGGCGATCGGTCACATCGTCTCCGGGCTCGCGCTGTGCGTCACGATCATCGGCATCCCCCTGGGCATCGCCGACTTCAAGATGGTGCCGGTCTCGCTGATGCCCCTCGGCAAGGAGATCGTGTCTCGCAAGGGTGCTTTCGACCGCACCCTCTGA
- a CDS encoding lamin tail domain-containing protein, which produces MSRLHTAAAVTTVCALSAAALLAVPVAAAGAEPGIRINEVESSGGVPGDWIEFVNPSAVVVDLSGYVVKDDGDDESYTFPAGTTLEPGAYLVLDEVDAGVGDFTFGLGKADRVRLFDPNGVLADETAWTQHAEVTWGARETAGTIEWAATSASTRGAANVFAADDPAGGTIAINEVDSQPADWIEFHNAGDAPLDISGYEIRDNSDDHRWQFRPGTEIAAGEFLVVDEASIGLVDGVETAFRDPIGIGSADRIRLFDAAGVLVDDTLPWAGHAAVDGDVAAATLARCPDGEGAFVLAYSTPGAANSCVMPDVVINEIESDGDATDWVEVVNTGSTPVDLSGWTVMDGDPVGHAAEATPLPTGTIIEPGGYFVFDQPTDFVFGLGNGDTVTLRDASLGVVDEHVYLEHAAGVLARCADGSGDFVDIAVSTKGSRNACGTPVRINEVESDGGSPDDWVELVNPTASALDVSGIVVKDDDDTHSYVIPAGTTISAGAYLVIERDALGFGLGDGDAVRVFDGDLLVDSTTWGAGHATTTWGRCPDITGAFAATAESTKGVANVCAGEVAVSTWPGSAEVRVLDTTPTFLEDSSGLDVQETTDGAFLWAVDNGDGRIWKLEAHADGSFSQLEGWESGKRVRFQKDAADPDAPGPDTEGITVDGDGDVYVASERDNSAKGVNENTVLKVDPEAASGDLVAQQEWDLTALLPAVGANLGMEAVQWVPDTALRGTLFDVNTGAAYDSIDYAGHGDGLFFVAVEDNGHVYAFALAADGTATLVSEIAPGLAGVMALDYDSVLDVLWAVCDDGCHGQSAQITLNGTAQPGVAHFARPAGMPDINNEGFATAPASLSVDGQRPVWWFADGFASEALRVGTLPGGTAENPGENPGEDPGGNPGGQTPPLPDTAVTGENRDSGALAVTGAELPVASLLLALTLVVAGMIVVGRRRRTG; this is translated from the coding sequence ATGTCCCGCCTGCACACCGCGGCTGCGGTCACGACGGTCTGCGCCCTCAGCGCAGCCGCACTGCTCGCCGTCCCCGTCGCCGCCGCCGGAGCCGAACCCGGCATCCGCATCAACGAAGTCGAATCCAGTGGCGGCGTCCCCGGCGACTGGATCGAGTTCGTCAACCCGTCGGCCGTCGTCGTCGATCTCAGCGGCTATGTCGTCAAGGACGACGGTGACGACGAGTCGTACACGTTCCCGGCAGGCACGACCCTCGAACCGGGCGCCTACCTGGTGCTCGACGAGGTCGACGCCGGCGTCGGCGACTTCACCTTCGGGCTCGGCAAGGCCGACCGGGTGCGGCTGTTCGATCCGAACGGCGTCCTCGCCGACGAGACGGCCTGGACTCAGCATGCCGAGGTCACGTGGGGTGCGCGCGAGACCGCGGGCACGATCGAGTGGGCGGCCACGAGCGCCTCCACCCGGGGCGCGGCCAACGTGTTCGCGGCCGATGACCCCGCGGGCGGCACGATCGCCATCAACGAGGTCGACTCGCAGCCGGCGGACTGGATCGAGTTCCACAACGCGGGCGATGCTCCCCTCGACATCTCCGGATACGAGATCCGCGACAACTCCGACGACCACCGCTGGCAGTTCCGGCCGGGCACCGAGATCGCGGCCGGAGAGTTCCTCGTCGTCGATGAGGCCTCCATCGGACTCGTCGACGGCGTCGAGACCGCGTTCCGTGATCCGATCGGCATCGGCAGCGCCGACCGCATCCGGCTCTTCGACGCCGCCGGCGTCCTGGTCGACGACACGCTGCCCTGGGCGGGCCACGCCGCGGTCGACGGCGACGTCGCCGCTGCGACGCTCGCACGCTGTCCCGACGGCGAGGGGGCCTTCGTGCTCGCCTACTCGACCCCGGGGGCGGCGAACTCGTGCGTGATGCCCGACGTCGTCATCAACGAGATCGAGTCCGACGGAGATGCGACCGACTGGGTCGAGGTGGTCAACACCGGCAGCACCCCGGTGGATCTCTCCGGCTGGACCGTGATGGACGGCGATCCGGTCGGCCATGCGGCGGAGGCGACTCCGCTGCCGACCGGCACGATCATCGAGCCAGGCGGATACTTCGTGTTCGACCAGCCGACGGACTTCGTGTTCGGTCTGGGCAACGGCGACACCGTCACTCTGCGCGACGCGAGCCTCGGCGTCGTCGACGAGCACGTGTACCTCGAACATGCCGCAGGCGTGCTCGCCCGCTGCGCCGACGGCAGTGGAGACTTCGTCGACATCGCCGTTTCGACCAAGGGCTCGCGCAACGCCTGTGGCACCCCCGTGCGCATCAACGAGGTCGAGTCCGACGGCGGATCGCCCGACGACTGGGTCGAGCTCGTGAACCCGACCGCATCCGCACTCGATGTGTCGGGGATCGTCGTGAAGGACGACGACGACACCCACTCCTACGTGATCCCGGCAGGTACGACGATCTCGGCCGGTGCGTATCTCGTGATCGAGCGCGACGCACTCGGTTTCGGACTGGGCGACGGAGACGCGGTGCGTGTCTTCGACGGTGACCTGCTCGTCGATTCGACCACGTGGGGTGCCGGGCACGCGACCACCACGTGGGGGCGCTGCCCCGACATCACCGGAGCGTTCGCCGCGACGGCGGAGAGCACGAAGGGCGTCGCGAACGTCTGCGCCGGAGAGGTCGCGGTCTCGACCTGGCCAGGGTCGGCCGAGGTGCGTGTGCTCGACACCACGCCGACGTTCCTCGAGGACAGTTCAGGCCTGGACGTGCAGGAGACGACGGACGGCGCGTTCCTCTGGGCCGTCGACAACGGCGACGGACGCATCTGGAAGCTGGAGGCACACGCCGACGGCTCGTTCTCGCAGCTCGAGGGCTGGGAATCCGGCAAGCGGGTGCGGTTCCAGAAGGATGCCGCCGACCCCGACGCCCCGGGTCCTGACACAGAGGGCATCACGGTCGACGGCGACGGAGACGTCTACGTCGCCTCCGAGCGCGACAACAGTGCGAAGGGAGTGAACGAGAACACCGTGCTCAAGGTGGACCCGGAGGCGGCCTCCGGCGATCTCGTCGCCCAGCAGGAGTGGGACCTCACGGCTCTGCTGCCGGCCGTCGGTGCGAACCTCGGCATGGAGGCCGTGCAGTGGGTTCCGGACACCGCCCTGCGCGGCACGCTCTTCGACGTCAACACGGGCGCGGCCTACGACTCGATTGACTACGCCGGTCACGGTGATGGCCTGTTCTTCGTCGCCGTCGAGGACAACGGTCATGTGTACGCCTTCGCGCTCGCTGCCGACGGCACCGCGACGCTGGTCTCGGAGATCGCACCCGGGCTCGCCGGAGTGATGGCGCTCGACTACGACAGCGTGCTCGACGTGCTGTGGGCGGTGTGCGACGACGGCTGCCACGGTCAGTCGGCCCAGATCACGCTGAACGGCACCGCGCAGCCCGGTGTGGCGCACTTCGCCCGCCCTGCCGGCATGCCCGACATCAACAACGAGGGCTTCGCGACCGCGCCCGCCTCGCTGTCGGTCGACGGACAGCGCCCCGTGTGGTGGTTCGCCGACGGCTTCGCGTCGGAGGCGCTGCGGGTCGGAACCCTTCCCGGCGGCACGGCGGAGAACCCCGGAGAGAACCCCGGCGAGGACCCCGGCGGGAACCCGGGCGGCCAGACGCCGCCTCTGCCCGACACCGCTGTCACCGGCGAGAACCGCGACAGCGGCGCGCTCGCGGTCACCGGAGCCGAGCTGCCGGTGGCGTCGCTGCTGCTGGCGCTGACGCTGGTGGTCGCCGGCATGATCGTGGTCGGTCGTCGGCGCCGCACCGGCTGA
- a CDS encoding ATP-dependent helicase: MTEAPLIVPGSVGPRSTGAQGHDDLLAGLNPQQLEAVTYRGPALLIVAGAGSGKTSVLTRRIASLLRSREAWPSQILAITFTNKAAGEMRERVEGIVGEAAKGMWISTFHSACVRILRREAQQFGFTKSFTIYDSGDSRALIKRLVKEHEADAYGLTPGAVQSRISKLKNELSDADAYARQANMSDPAERIFVELFADYQRQLQKANAFDFDDLIGQTVYLFRAFPQVADTYRRRFRHVLVDEYQDTNHAQYALIHELTRPVTGESSDPYASNGMMIFEPDTTPELEGASLTVVGDSDQSIYAFRGADIRNISEFERDFPGARVVLLEQNYRSTQNILSAANAVIGNNFDRKDKKLWSDKGDGDAIIGFTGYSQHDEAQFVADEVESLRRSGMPYSEMAVFYRTNSQSRALEEIFIRSAVPYKIMGGTKFYERAEIKDALAYLVAVANPADEMAVRRILNKPRRGIGDVSESAIARFADAHEITFRQALSVPDQLGFGPKIQAGIAQLDAVLAEATEIMLPASGELPPPTSVADGLSVLLSKSGYLDALRASRDPQDEARVENLDEFVAVARDFARNNPEGTIVDFLTEVALVSDADDLDDESGSVSLMTMHTAKGLEYDAVFVTGVEEDLIPHRISAGEPGGPQEERRLFYVGITRARKRLHLSLAMTRAQFGEVTVAMPSRFLQEIPAGLIDWRQSPGDVNSRGGTQSRALNARRAGGFGGSASGSGDRFAVKQLPGRDALKPLSTAMDKFPNRVTAKMRDNGDLELTAGDRIRHSDFGEGRVDAVTGEGAKRIAHVRFDSAGQKKLLIKVAPIEKI, translated from the coding sequence ATGACCGAAGCCCCTCTCATCGTCCCCGGATCCGTCGGCCCACGCTCCACAGGGGCGCAGGGGCACGACGATCTGCTCGCCGGCCTCAACCCTCAGCAGCTCGAGGCTGTGACCTATCGCGGGCCCGCTCTGCTCATCGTGGCGGGTGCAGGTTCGGGCAAGACCAGCGTGCTCACGCGCCGCATCGCGTCGCTCCTGAGGTCGCGAGAGGCCTGGCCGAGCCAGATCCTGGCGATCACCTTCACCAACAAGGCCGCGGGCGAGATGCGCGAGCGCGTCGAGGGGATCGTCGGTGAGGCGGCGAAGGGCATGTGGATCTCGACGTTCCACTCCGCGTGCGTCCGCATCCTGCGCCGCGAGGCCCAGCAGTTCGGCTTCACGAAGTCGTTCACCATCTACGACTCCGGGGATTCGCGAGCGCTCATCAAGCGACTCGTCAAAGAGCACGAGGCCGACGCCTACGGGCTCACCCCGGGTGCGGTGCAATCGCGGATCTCGAAGCTCAAGAACGAGCTGTCCGACGCCGACGCCTATGCCCGCCAGGCGAACATGTCCGATCCCGCCGAGCGCATCTTCGTCGAGCTGTTCGCCGACTACCAGCGCCAGCTGCAGAAGGCCAACGCGTTCGACTTCGACGATCTGATCGGGCAGACGGTGTATCTGTTCCGCGCGTTCCCCCAGGTCGCCGACACCTACCGCCGTCGATTCCGACACGTCCTCGTCGACGAGTACCAGGACACCAATCACGCGCAGTACGCGCTGATCCACGAGCTGACGCGACCGGTGACGGGCGAGTCGTCCGACCCGTATGCCTCCAACGGCATGATGATCTTCGAGCCCGACACCACTCCGGAGCTCGAGGGCGCGTCCCTCACCGTGGTCGGCGACTCCGACCAGTCGATCTACGCGTTCCGTGGAGCCGACATCCGCAACATCAGCGAGTTCGAGCGCGACTTCCCCGGGGCGCGCGTCGTGCTGCTCGAGCAGAACTATCGTTCGACGCAGAACATCCTCTCGGCGGCGAATGCCGTGATCGGCAACAACTTCGACCGCAAAGACAAGAAGCTCTGGAGCGACAAGGGCGACGGCGACGCGATCATCGGCTTCACCGGCTACTCGCAGCACGACGAGGCGCAGTTCGTCGCCGACGAGGTCGAGTCGCTGCGACGTTCCGGCATGCCCTACTCCGAGATGGCTGTCTTCTACCGCACCAACTCGCAGTCGCGTGCGCTCGAAGAGATCTTCATCCGCTCGGCGGTGCCGTACAAGATCATGGGCGGCACGAAGTTCTACGAGCGCGCCGAGATCAAAGACGCGCTCGCCTACCTCGTCGCGGTGGCGAATCCCGCCGACGAGATGGCTGTGCGGCGCATCCTGAACAAACCGCGCCGCGGCATCGGCGACGTGTCCGAGTCCGCGATCGCGCGCTTCGCCGATGCGCACGAGATCACCTTCCGGCAGGCGCTGTCGGTGCCCGACCAGCTGGGTTTCGGTCCGAAGATCCAGGCGGGCATCGCGCAGCTCGACGCCGTCCTCGCCGAAGCGACCGAGATCATGCTGCCCGCGTCGGGCGAGCTCCCGCCGCCGACCTCGGTGGCCGACGGGCTGAGCGTGCTGCTGTCGAAGAGCGGCTACCTCGATGCGCTCCGCGCCAGTCGCGACCCGCAAGACGAGGCGCGGGTCGAGAACCTCGACGAGTTCGTCGCGGTGGCCCGGGACTTCGCCCGCAACAACCCCGAGGGCACCATCGTCGACTTCCTCACCGAGGTCGCCCTGGTGTCCGATGCCGACGACCTCGACGACGAGTCGGGCTCCGTCTCGCTGATGACGATGCACACGGCGAAGGGGCTGGAGTACGACGCCGTCTTCGTCACCGGAGTCGAAGAAGACCTGATCCCGCACCGCATCTCGGCCGGCGAACCCGGTGGTCCTCAGGAGGAGCGCCGTCTCTTCTACGTGGGCATCACCCGCGCGCGCAAGCGTCTGCACCTGTCGCTGGCGATGACGCGGGCGCAGTTCGGCGAGGTCACGGTCGCCATGCCGAGTCGCTTCCTGCAGGAGATCCCGGCGGGGCTCATCGACTGGCGCCAGTCGCCGGGCGACGTGAACTCGCGCGGCGGAACGCAGTCACGGGCGCTGAACGCGCGACGCGCAGGTGGCTTCGGCGGATCGGCGTCGGGGTCCGGCGACCGCTTCGCGGTCAAGCAGCTCCCCGGACGCGACGCGCTGAAGCCGCTGTCGACGGCCATGGACAAGTTCCCGAACCGTGTCACGGCGAAGATGCGCGACAACGGGGATCTCGAGCTCACCGCCGGCGATCGCATCCGCCACTCCGACTTCGGTGAGGGGCGCGTCGACGCCGTGACCGGTGAAGGGGCCAAGCGCATCGCGCACGTGCGCTTCGACTCCGCCGGTCAGAAGAAGCTCCTCATCAAGGTCGCGCCGATCGAGAAGATCTGA
- a CDS encoding SseB family protein — protein sequence MALFSRRKKSADDVAADQSETQPVADPSGIRPGSEVASDTDAASDTGTASASDAVAEQPEIAPTIGISVQAFRGVGAQAGPEVALPDPDATSAAPSAAAGTAAPSAPSAAPAPEPVRRLPLAPALPPEQTETVAGMKDNVLLRESLKEIEQGATNEQLLGVLRQALQGHLYIRVNGDARAQISEGKPLAVAVVRDGERQFMLGFSSAAAVRDSVQLEKDPAATSAVAQPVTSVLQQVVSGDFAGLIVDNASAPHRVVFPTELLQKALEQADVDMTVKSLIAAPREQDSESKVGEALAKTRMWVAVNEGGTGGQVGIAEAQTPDGRRFLQLFSHPLEVLALGRGDRPLPFEPSQLASLLSNHLDMAGVIIDPAGPSIVVEREGLTSVMILSVDVGE from the coding sequence ATGGCCCTGTTCTCACGCCGCAAGAAGTCCGCAGACGACGTCGCCGCCGACCAGAGCGAGACCCAGCCCGTCGCCGACCCGAGCGGGATCCGGCCCGGCTCCGAGGTCGCGTCCGACACCGATGCCGCTTCTGACACAGGCACCGCCTCCGCGTCGGATGCCGTCGCCGAGCAGCCCGAGATCGCACCGACCATCGGCATCTCGGTGCAGGCGTTCCGAGGCGTGGGCGCGCAGGCGGGGCCCGAGGTCGCTCTGCCCGACCCCGATGCCACGTCCGCGGCGCCCTCCGCCGCCGCAGGCACCGCGGCGCCGTCGGCGCCTTCAGCAGCACCCGCGCCGGAGCCCGTCCGTCGGCTGCCGCTGGCCCCCGCGCTGCCGCCGGAGCAGACCGAGACGGTCGCCGGCATGAAAGACAACGTCCTGCTGCGCGAGTCGCTCAAGGAGATCGAGCAGGGTGCGACGAACGAGCAGCTCCTCGGCGTGCTCCGCCAGGCGCTGCAGGGGCACCTCTACATCCGCGTGAACGGCGACGCCCGGGCCCAGATCAGCGAGGGCAAGCCGCTCGCGGTGGCAGTCGTGCGCGACGGCGAACGCCAGTTCATGCTCGGGTTCAGTTCCGCCGCCGCCGTGCGCGACTCCGTGCAGCTCGAGAAGGACCCGGCGGCGACCTCTGCTGTCGCTCAGCCGGTGACCTCGGTGCTGCAGCAGGTCGTCTCGGGTGACTTCGCCGGTCTGATCGTCGACAACGCGTCGGCCCCGCACCGGGTGGTGTTCCCCACCGAACTTCTGCAGAAGGCTCTCGAGCAGGCCGATGTCGACATGACGGTCAAGTCCCTCATCGCCGCACCTCGCGAGCAGGACTCGGAGTCGAAGGTGGGCGAGGCGCTCGCCAAGACGCGCATGTGGGTGGCCGTGAACGAAGGCGGCACCGGCGGGCAGGTCGGGATCGCCGAAGCGCAGACGCCCGACGGCCGACGGTTCCTGCAGCTGTTCTCGCATCCGCTCGAGGTGCTCGCGCTCGGCCGAGGCGATCGTCCGCTGCCGTTCGAGCCGTCGCAGCTCGCCTCTCTGCTCTCGAACCACCTCGACATGGCCGGCGTCATCATCGACCCCGCGGGGCCGAGCATCGTCGTCGAGCGCGAGGGGCTCACCTCGGTGATGATCCTGTCGGTCGACGTGGGGGAGTGA
- the ligD gene encoding non-homologous end-joining DNA ligase has product MASERIPLTVADPDVEREVVLSSPNRVIWPDAGITKAELAEYLQIVSGPFLEANGNRPVSLERFRDGIAGDGFFSKNPPKGTPEYVDAVTVTYNSGRRHPQIVLNRPSAIVWAAQMNTIVFHPWASLASDPDNPVELRIDLDPQPGTGFSDAIVAAHALREVLSEAGLDAFMKTSGNRGLHVFAPIEPSHEFLEVRHAVIAAGRELERRMPDRVTMNWWKEERGERIFIDFNQANRDRTMAGAYSPRALPGATVSMPVRWDELDGVDPSSFTVRSVPSRLEEAGDAWAGMQQKPGRIDTLLAWWQRDTEAGLGELSFPPEFPKMPGEPPRVQPSKKVAAHWDENGDPVEE; this is encoded by the coding sequence ATGGCCTCAGAACGCATCCCCCTGACCGTCGCGGATCCGGATGTCGAGCGCGAGGTCGTGCTGTCCAGCCCGAATCGGGTGATCTGGCCCGATGCGGGGATCACCAAGGCCGAGCTCGCCGAGTACCTGCAGATCGTCAGCGGACCGTTCCTCGAGGCGAACGGCAACCGGCCCGTCTCGCTCGAGCGGTTCCGCGACGGCATCGCCGGTGACGGCTTCTTCTCGAAGAACCCGCCGAAGGGCACGCCCGAGTACGTCGATGCGGTGACGGTCACGTACAACAGCGGTCGACGGCATCCGCAGATCGTGCTCAACCGACCGAGTGCGATCGTCTGGGCTGCGCAGATGAACACGATCGTCTTCCACCCGTGGGCGTCGCTCGCCTCGGATCCCGACAACCCCGTCGAGTTGCGGATCGATCTCGACCCGCAGCCCGGCACCGGCTTCTCCGATGCGATCGTCGCCGCGCACGCCTTGCGCGAAGTGCTGAGCGAGGCGGGACTCGACGCGTTCATGAAGACCAGCGGCAACCGCGGTCTGCACGTGTTCGCTCCCATCGAGCCATCGCACGAATTCCTCGAGGTCCGGCACGCCGTGATCGCCGCCGGTCGGGAACTGGAGCGACGCATGCCCGATAGGGTCACCATGAACTGGTGGAAGGAGGAGCGCGGCGAGCGGATCTTCATCGACTTCAACCAGGCCAATCGCGACCGCACGATGGCCGGCGCGTACAGCCCGCGGGCACTGCCCGGCGCCACCGTGTCGATGCCGGTGCGATGGGACGAGCTCGACGGAGTTGACCCCTCGAGCTTCACGGTGCGCAGCGTCCCCTCGCGTCTCGAGGAGGCCGGCGACGCGTGGGCGGGGATGCAGCAGAAGCCCGGGCGCATCGACACGCTGCTCGCGTGGTGGCAGCGCGACACCGAGGCGGGGCTGGGGGAGCTCTCGTTCCCGCCGGAGTTCCCCAAGATGCCCGGCGAGCCTCCGCGCGTGCAGCCGAGCAAGAAGGTCGCCGCGCACTGGGACGAGAACGGCGACCCCGTCGAGGAGTGA